The DNA segment CGGCATCGCCTATCGCGCCAACGTGGACAAGATGAACCTGAACAGCTCCAAATGGATCGTGGGCGAGGATTATTCCGCGGCGCCAACGTGCGCCACCTGCCACATGAGCGCGACCAAAAATCAGCGCGTCACCCACGACGTCGGCCTGCGCATCTCGTGGAACAATCGGCCGGAGATTTCCATCCGCCCGGAAATTGCCGACGCCAAACTGGGGCTGCCCACCAAGGACGTGCCGTGGCAAACCCGGCGCGCGAACATGGTTGATGTGTGTTTGAACTGCCACAACCAGAACTTCACCGACGCGTTCTACAAGCAATACGATGGGTTGATTGATCTGTATCACGAGAAATTCGCCCGCCCCGGACTGGCGCTCTATCAAGCCGCACAACCGCTGCTGCGTCCCGCGCAGTTCAGCAATCCGATTGACTTCACCTGGTATGAAATCTGGCATCATGAGGGCCGCCGTGCGCGCCACGGCGCTTCCATGATGGGCCCGGACTACACGCACTGGCACGGCACGTATGAGGTCGCCAAACACTTCTACTCGAAATACGTGCCCGAGTTGCAGGAGTTGATCGAGAAGCACCAAAACTCCGATGATGCGAAGAAGAAGGAGGCGGCCGAAAAACTCGCCCAGCTCCTGGACACCACGCTGAACGGCCCCAATCACCAGTGGTATCTCAACAAGATGAGTCCGGAAGAAAAGGCGCAACGCGACCAGGAACGCAAGGAATTCCAGGATCGTTACGCGAAGTAATCTGCGCCGGCGGGGCGGGCGACCCAGCACCCGTCCCGCTCCGGCGGATTGAATCGCAAACCCGCCAATACGCTCCCGCTGAAACCATGAATGTGACCACGACCGCTGAGTTGCGCAAGCTGAGTTCCGCCGAGCTGGAACAACTCGGCCAGCAAAGCCTGGGCGAACACCTGACGGCGCAAGCGATTGTTGCCCACCAAAAATACGGGCCGCTCACGGCAGCCAAACTCGACGCGCTGTTACACGATCCGGATTGCCTGCGTCACCCCGTGCGGCTCGTGTTCGAATTTGGTGAGATGGCCCTGCACCAATTCGCGCAACCGGACCTTGACTGGCGCAATCAAGCGCAGGACGGACGCGTGCTTTACGTGCGTCCGTTGCTGAAAGGTCGCCCCGACCTGTTGCCACTGGCCGTCGCCTACATGATTCCGCTCATCAACTACGGAGACATCATCACGGACGAACACTGCCTTCGTTACGGCGCGACGTTATTGGGTTTGATGGAAGCTGAGTATTACCAACGCCTTTGCGCGTTGTGCGATTTTCTTGGCGCTGAAAGCCGGGTGCTGCCGTCGGAAAACCATGGTCCGGTCATGGCTACGATCCCCTCGCCCCGTTGATTAAACCGCGGCGCAAAAAGCGTTTCCAAGCAACGCTATTTCGCGTCCGATCGGCGCACTTTTCCAAGACGGT comes from the Verrucomicrobiia bacterium genome and includes:
- a CDS encoding hydroxylamine oxidoreductase, whose translation is MKIPIKHIALLTAVGLSPLPARAGFTLPELSAPSRACVECHKKESQAIYQQWGSSKHYRGNVGCFECHMALPDDVDAFEHHGQTISTIVTPRDCGRCHESEVKEFNASHHAKAGRILGSLDNVLAEIVEGNKGFKTPMFPAGVSAAAVNGCWQCHGAEVRIGPDRKPDPATWPNTGIGRINPDGSEGSCAACHTRHDFSAAQARTPDTCGKCHMGPDHPQIEIYNESKHGIAYRANVDKMNLNSSKWIVGEDYSAAPTCATCHMSATKNQRVTHDVGLRISWNNRPEISIRPEIADAKLGLPTKDVPWQTRRANMVDVCLNCHNQNFTDAFYKQYDGLIDLYHEKFARPGLALYQAAQPLLRPAQFSNPIDFTWYEIWHHEGRRARHGASMMGPDYTHWHGTYEVAKHFYSKYVPELQELIEKHQNSDDAKKKEAAEKLAQLLDTTLNGPNHQWYLNKMSPEEKAQRDQERKEFQDRYAK